One genomic segment of Acidobacteriota bacterium includes these proteins:
- a CDS encoding tetratricopeptide repeat protein, translated as MRFRFLLLWLAFLPSILAQSAQDYAQQARQMKSDGEPVAALQVLEEGLSQHPRDLALLEQYGVLLLDLGQSGSAAAVFRRALEQRPGEARYRRHLAHALLMQGDLEGARELLQDVIAQGGASASAHRNLAYSLLMQGRQKEALEHIRLAVEKEPSNTGYRRFYAQILDHNEQREASLRQLKIAFRLAPKDASLLHHLSSRLAKRGRYGGALEFIEMAIEADGENPLYHRDAALLYDRLGQTESAIRHANLERRLEAAFEDYLRALHIASQGREGEAIAFLEESLPEVPEFLSGRLYLAGLYQKRGRKEKALQLYQQVLQADPAEPVAREQ; from the coding sequence GTGAGATTCCGCTTCTTGCTCCTGTGGCTGGCGTTCTTGCCTTCGATCCTGGCTCAAAGCGCCCAGGACTACGCCCAGCAGGCCCGCCAGATGAAGAGCGACGGCGAGCCGGTGGCGGCGCTGCAGGTGCTGGAAGAAGGGCTGTCCCAGCATCCCCGCGACCTCGCCCTGCTGGAACAATACGGCGTGCTGTTGCTCGACCTGGGGCAATCCGGCAGCGCTGCCGCCGTCTTTCGGCGCGCCCTCGAACAGCGTCCCGGGGAGGCCCGCTACCGGCGTCATCTGGCTCATGCCCTGCTTATGCAGGGTGATCTCGAGGGAGCCCGAGAACTGCTGCAGGACGTGATCGCCCAAGGCGGCGCCTCGGCTTCGGCTCACCGCAACCTGGCCTATTCCCTGCTCATGCAGGGCCGCCAGAAAGAGGCCCTTGAACACATTCGCCTGGCCGTTGAAAAAGAGCCGTCCAACACCGGCTACCGGCGCTTCTACGCCCAGATACTCGATCACAACGAGCAGCGCGAAGCCAGTTTGCGCCAGCTCAAGATCGCCTTCCGGCTGGCGCCCAAGGACGCCAGTTTGCTCCATCACCTGTCCTCGCGGCTGGCCAAGCGGGGACGCTATGGAGGCGCTCTCGAGTTCATCGAAATGGCCATAGAGGCCGACGGCGAGAATCCCCTCTACCACCGCGACGCGGCCCTGCTTTACGATCGCCTGGGCCAGACCGAAAGCGCCATACGCCACGCCAACCTGGAACGCCGTCTGGAAGCCGCCTTCGAGGACTACCTGAGGGCCCTGCACATCGCTTCTCAGGGACGCGAGGGCGAGGCCATCGCCTTTTTGGAAGAATCCTTGCCGGAGGTTCCGGAGTTCCTCTCGGGACGGCTCTACCTGGCCGGCCTCTACCAGAAGAGAGGACGAAAAGAGAAGGCTTTGCAGCTTTACCAGCAAGTGCTGCAAGCGGATCCGGCCGAGCCGGTGGCCCGTGAGCAAA